A portion of the Candidatus Angelobacter sp. genome contains these proteins:
- a CDS encoding SET domain-containing protein-lysine N-methyltransferase: MNRYSSSPMPERPSPTTFEIRPSPVHGVGGFATAPIRAGTLVVEYVGERISKAESNRRCETGNTFIFELDHEWDLDGAVGWNPARFLNHSCAPNCDAELIDGCIWIVARRDIASGEELTFNYGYCLEDYREHPCRCGAPECVGYIVAEEFFEALGKRKELERVPA; the protein is encoded by the coding sequence ATGAACCGTTATTCATCGAGTCCGATGCCGGAACGCCCATCGCCGACAACGTTTGAAATCAGGCCGTCACCGGTTCATGGCGTTGGCGGTTTTGCGACCGCGCCGATTCGCGCGGGCACGCTGGTGGTTGAATACGTCGGCGAAAGAATTTCCAAAGCGGAATCGAACCGGCGCTGCGAGACGGGCAACACCTTCATCTTCGAACTTGATCATGAATGGGACCTCGACGGCGCGGTGGGGTGGAATCCGGCCCGGTTCCTCAATCACAGTTGCGCGCCGAACTGCGACGCCGAGCTGATTGACGGCTGTATCTGGATCGTCGCCCGGCGCGACATTGCTTCCGGCGAGGAACTCACCTTCAACTACGGCTACTGCCTGGAGGATTACCGCGAACATCCCTGCCGTTGCGGCGCGCCGGAATGCGTCGGTTACATCGTCGCGGAGGAATTTTTTGAGGCCTTGGGCAAACGCAAGGAACTTGAGAGAGTC